The DNA segment GAAAAATGAATGCCGCGATACACAAGCAGCAGAAGCAGCTTGGACTATATCGGCAAGTGTGTCCGTATGTAAGGGAGGAAGCGTATGAGAATAAAGGATGAGGAACAGATCGCAAGACGAAGGGATATCATCATTGCGGCGGCCAGAGAAATTATGGAAACAGAAGGTCTGGAGGCATTGAGTATCCGTAAGCTGGCAAACAGCCTCCATCAGACACCGGGCATTATTTATCATTATTTCGCAGGGAAAGAGGAGCTGCAGCTGGCAGTCGTACAGGATGGCTATCAAAATATTTTACGTATGATACAGGAGAGTGCACTGACACAAACCACATACAGTGACCGGCTTCGCTGTACCCTACACAGCTATCTGACAGGGATGCTGAAGCAGCCGTTGCTGTATCAGGTCATCATGCAGTGCAAGCTGCCACATGTACAGGAACAGACCGCGATTTTGCAGGAAGATCTGCGATTGCGCAGAAAAAGCATCGCTATGCTGTGTGAATGCCTGGAAGGCGGCGTGAAGCATGGTGAATTTCAGGTAAGGCAGACAGAGCTGAGGGCACAGAGTATCTGGTGCTGCATCTATGGTCTCTTGGAGCGCATCATTGTGGAACAGCCAGAGGCATCCTACCAGGAGCGGATCATAAAGGAAATGCTGGATTTGATACTGGATTCCCTACGCCCTGCTGGAGGAAAAGCAGAGGAAAAATGAGGAGCTATCATAAGAGATTCCTGCAGTGTGCAGGAGAAGGGAAACTATATGAAAACACTGATCGTTTATAAAAGTAAGCACGGAGCGGTAAAGGAGGTGGCGGAATATATGGGCAAAAAGCTGCAGGCGGATATACAGGAGGCAGCTGATACACTGTCTTTTCAGACATATGACCAGATTGTATTTATGGGAAGCATTTATGCAGGCAGACTGGCAAAACAGCTCAGAAGCTGTATCCAGAAAAAGGATGCTGAGCTAACGGGAAAACGCGTTAGTATGCTGTTATCCGGTATGGGGAATGCATCAACGGAAAAAATTATCACAGAAAATCTGGGAGCGGAGTTTTACCGGCGGCTTACATTTTCAGACATGATCGGCGGAAGACTGGATTTTCATAAGCTGGGCTTTCTGGAAAAGAAAATCATCTGTATGGTGAATCGGCAGGAGCATCTGTATGAGGAGCAGTCCGTATCCGTGGTGGATCAACTGCATTGGGAGAATATTGACGCCGCAGTGGAGCAGCTGTCCCATGCATAAAAAAATCATAGGCATGATATCCCTTATACTGATCATCGCGGTTTGTCTGGTGGGCTATGCATTTTATGATACCAAAAAACAAAGTGATGAACTGGAACTGATAATTCCGCAGATGGAAAATCTAAAGGATGGCAGCTATCTGGGGGAATGTAAAACCGGTTTGGTTTATGTACGGCTGCAGGTGGAGGTAAAGCAGGATACAATCAAAAGGATACGACTGTTACAGCATGATAATGGTATGGGAAAGGCTGCTGAACGCATCCTGACCGATATCCAAAGCAATAACACACCAGCAGTGGACGATATCTCATCAGCGACGATATCCAGCAGAGCGATGAAAATGGCAGTACAAAAGGCGCTCGAAAAAGCAGCCCAGCCATAAGAAACGTTCAGCTCACGATAACAGACATAACCGGGATAAACAAACGGATGGTGCATAAGGCTATGCAGACATCTGTTTTTATTATGAGCAGCTTCCTGGATATCCCGCATATAAAATGAATCCCTTATTTGGACGCTGCGATGGCGGTTTGCTTTCTTGTGCCTTATATCATGTATGGTAAGCCGCATGACATATGTGACAGCCTGTACAGCTATTTTACAGGGATTCATGGATGCACTGCACGCTTTTACAGGCAGCCAAGAGAATACCAGCTCATGATAACCTGCGTAAGAGCAGGTGTCTTTTTTTACACATGGTGATGGCCCGCAGGGTAATCGGGTAAATTGCAAACGGATTTTACTTTTTCAACGGGATGAAATATGCTATCATATAAGGAGCGGAAAAGAGGGATTCAATGGAACTGAAACTGATAGATTTAGTAAAGAAAATGGAACAGAACAATCCGGATCTGGAGTATTTTGAGCAGGGTACCTTTACCATGAAGCCGGTATATATGAAGAAATCCAATGTGATTAAAATGGAAATCTCTCTGCCAAAGCCTTTGCCGTTCCAGGTATGGGATGTATTCTGTATGCGTCTGACAAAGCTTACACGCTGCAGTGTAGACCTGCATATTCGTACCGATAAAAGTGAAGCAGAGCTGCTGGAGGTATCCAATTATATAGAACGCTTTGTATCTAGGCATATGCAGCTGAAAATATTTCATGAATCATTGCCGACGATCAATGATCAGAAGTATCTTGTCTATCAGATTATGGATGGAATGGAACGTGACCGTGCGATTCAGAATAAGCATCTGCTGCAGGAGTTTCTGAAGCAGTGCGGCTTTCAGCTGGAAATACATGTAGAGGAAATGAAAAAATCAGCTCCGATACCGACCGTTACGGTAAAAAGTGATGCAGCGCCAAAGCCGGTGAAGGTGTATGAGGAAAAGAAAAGCTATAATTTCAAGCCAAAAGGGAAAAAAGGACTGGATTCCTATGTACCGTTTTCTATCCATGACATCACAGAGGAGTGCCACGGTATCCGTATCCATGGAAAAATATTTGAGACAGAAACAAGAACGCTGCGCAATGGAAGGGATATCCAGATGCTGTGGATCGGTGATGACGATGATGCCATCATCATGAAGCGTTTTGAGCGTGGTGCCGTAACCAAGGAGGTTCTGGCGGAAATCCGCAATGGAGACTGCGTTGTGGCGTATGGTAAAGCGGAATATGATGCCTATACGCGTGAGCTGGTGTTTATGCCGGATGTGATTGAAAAGGTTCCTGAGGTCAGACGCGTGGATGAAGCAGAGGAGAAGCGCGTGGAGCTGCATGTGCATACCAAGCTGTCCGAGATGGATGGTGTATGCAATATAGAGGAATATATTGACCAGGCCAATGCATGGGGAATGGATGCGATTGCCATCACCGACCATCTGGTTGTGCAGGCCTTTCCGAAGGCACAGCATAAGGTGGATGCCATAAACAAGAGCAGAGAAACGCCGTTTAAAATGATTTACGGTCTGGAAATGAACATGGTTGATCCAGCCCTGCAGATTGTTCGCAATATCCAGGATATTGAACTGGAAAAGGGAACCTATTGTGTATTTGACCTGGAGACGACCGGTTTGTCCAGCCGTTTCGATCATATTATTGAATTTGGCGGACAGATCGTCAAGGATCGCGCCTGTATCAAAAGCCTGCAGATGTTTATCAAGCCTCCGGTTGCGTTATCTGCCTTTACGACAGAGCTGACCGGAATTACCGAGGAGCATATGAAAAATGCGAAATCGTTTGCGGATAGTATTGATGAAATTCTGGACTTTATCGGTGACAGTATTCTGGTAGCACATAATGCGACCTTTGACTACAATTTTCTGAATGATGAGCTGGCGCGTATCGGAAGAAAGCCGATTATGAATCCGGTGATTGATACCCTGGATCTTGCCCGCAGCATGCAGGCGGATCGTAAGGGCTACCGTTTGGGGCAGATTGCGCGTTCCTATGGAATCCGGTATGATGAGGATGTTGCCCACCGAGCCGATTATGATGCGGAGGTACTGGTACAGACCTATATGAATATGCTGAACGATTTAAAGCATATCAAAAATCTGCAGGAGCTGCAGGATATGCAAACGGCGGAAAGCTTTCGCAAGGTACGAGTAAAGCATGTGACGGTGCTGGCTAAAAATATGGCCGGTTTAAAGGAATTATTTGAGCTGGTAACGCTCTCCCATACAAAATATCTTGCCTATAGCAGTAAAAGCACGAATAATATCGTCGCTGAGCCGCGTATTCTGCGCAGTGAAATTGAAAAACGCCGTATCAACGGCAATCTGCTGATTGGCTCCAGCTGTCTGAACGGTGAAGTGTTTGATATGGCACAGACCCGCAATGAACAGACATTGGAAGAGGTTATGCAATTTTACGATTACATAGAAATCCAGCCGCTGGAAAACTACCGCCATCTAGTGGAACGTGATTCCATATCCAGCATGGATCGTTTAAAGGAAATTCTGAAATCGATCGTTTCCGCCGCAGATAAGCTGGATAAGCTGCTGGTCGCAACCGGTGACTGTCATTATGTACAGCCGGGTGAAAAAATGATTCGCGATATTTATATATCCTCACAGGCTATTGGTGGTGTCCGTCATCCGTTATATATTTATAACCAGGAAAAGCGCCGGAAATTTAAGGCACCGGATCAGCATTTCCGTACAACCAAGGAGATGCTGAAGGAATTTGCCTGGCTGGGAGAACAGCGCGCCTATGATATGGTAATCAAAAATACAAAGCTGATTGCGGATATGATTCAGGAGGTCAAGCCGGTCAAGGATCGGCTGTATCCACCGGATATCGAAGGCTCCGATCAGAAGCTGACGGATATCTGTTATGAAAATGCGCATAAGAAATACGGGCCGGTATTGCCGGAAATCGTAGAGAAGCGATTGGAGAAGGAGCTTGCCAGCATTATCGGACACGGCTTCTATGTTGTTTACTATATTTCACATCTGCTGGTTAAGAAGAGCTTGAATGACGGCTATCTGGTCGGCTCGCGAGGTTCGGTCGGCTCCAGCTTTGTTGCTACGATGTCGGAGATAACGGAGGTTAACCCACTGGCCCCGCATTATGTTTGCCCGAAATGTCATTATGTGAAGTTTTATACGGATGGAAGCGTGGCGGACGGCTTTGATCTTCCGGATATTATCTGTCCGAACTGCGGTGAAACGATTCGTGGGGACGGACATGATATTCCCTTTGAAACCTTTTTAGGATTTGAAGGAGACAAGGTTCCTGATATCGATTTGAACTTCTCCGGTGATTACCAGCCCAATGCGCATGCCTATACCAAAGAGGTATTCGGAGATGATCATGTGTACCGGGCAGGAACGATCGGTACGGTCGCAACACAGACCGCATTCGGTTATGTTAAGGGCTACGAGGAGGAAATGGGCATCGAGGGAAGTATGCGAAATGCACAGGTGCTTCATTTAGCAAAGGGCTGTGAGGGTGTTAAGCGTACAACGGGTCAGCATCCCGGCGGTATCATTGTAATTCCGCTGGATTTGGATGTACATGACTTTACCCCGGTGCAGTATCCGGCGAACAACCCGTATGCAGAGTGGAAAACAACGCACTTTGAATTCCACGATATCCATGACAATGTTTTGAAATTTGATATTCTGGGACATGTCGATCCGACAGCGATGAAGATGCTGGAGCGAATGAGCGGCATTGACCCGACTACGATACCGATGAATGACCCGGAAACGATGAGTGTGTTCTCCAAGGTAGATGCATTGAAAATTGATACGAGCAAATCAACTGAGGAAACCGGAGCTGCGGGACTGCCGGAGTTTGGTACGCCGTTTGTCCGCGGTATCCTGGAGCTGACACGTCCGACTACCTTTGATGAGCTCTTGAAGATTTCCGGTCTGAGCCACGGTACCGATGTCTGGTTGGGAAATGCCAAGGATCTGATTGATAACGGGACATGTACCCTGAAAAGCGTCATCGGATGTCGTGATGACATCATGGTGTATCTGCTGCACAAGGGACTGCGTCCAAAGCTTGCCTTTACCATCATGGAAAGTGTGCGTAAGGGGAAGGGCTTAAAGGATGAATGGATACCGGAGATGAAGGCGAACGGGGTGGAGGACTGGTATATTGATTCCTGTCTGAAAATCAAGTATATGTTCCCGAAGGCGCATGCGACTGCCTATGTTATGATGGCAATCCGTATCGCATGGTTCAAGGTACATCGCCCGCAGGTATATTACTGCATGTTCTTCTCCATTCGCTGTGATGCCTATGATATTGAAACTATGATCAAGGGGGAACAGGCAATCCGTCGCAGAATGCAGGAAATCAGTGATATGCTGAAAAACAATGAAACGAAAAAGGATGTATCCAAAAAGGATAAGGATACCTTCAATACGCTGGAGCTGGCTCTGGAAATGAACCTTCGCGGCTATTACTTTACGAATATTGATATTATGCGCTCTGCTTCCCGTGAGTTCATTGTTGATCCGGAGAATGCAAGCTATATCATTCCGCCGTTTACCAGCATTGACGGCTTGGGTGAAAACGTTGCGGATACGGTTGTGGAAGCCAGAAAGCAGGGAGCGTTCCTTTCGAAGGAGGATCTGCAAAGACGTACGGCATTAAGCGGTACACTGGTAAAGAAAATGGAGAGTATGGGCGTTCTGGAAGGAATGCAGGATGAAAATCAGATGTCTTTGTTCTCATTTTAAATAGAAGGACTGCAGTGTATTAGAACAGAATACTCTAATGCACGGCAGTTTCTTTTTATTCCACGGCTTCCTTTTCCATACAGTGAACATCAGCTTTTACAGTTCAGGGGAATGGGGATGTTTATGTCATATTCATCGCTTGCCTGACGGGCTCATCGTTATGATTGAATTGTGCATGCAGTAGTGAATTCATGTGTTGAATGCCGTGCTTATCCAGAGATTTTTTGTTTTCTTTGACAGGATTTGTAAAAGAGAAATACGAATGCTATAATTTTAATGAAAGAAGGATGAGATGTGTGAAAGAGAGAAAGCATGGAAGTACGCTTCATATCCTGCACAGCGCAGGAAATTTTAAATATGTTTTAATAGCCGAAGGGCTGGCGGCTGGCTTGTGCGCCGGATTGATTGCGGTGCTGTACCGCATCGTGCTCGGCTATGCGGAGGATTTTGTTGCGGCAGCCGTTGCCTTTATTCGTACAGATTGGATACATGTTGTACTGTGGTTTGCTTTTTTACTGCTTCTGGGAATACTGGTGGCACAGCTGTTAAAGCTGGAACCGCTCATTTCAGGAAGTGGAATCCCGCAGGTAGAGGGAGAAATCATGTCCTTTATCGATCAGCAGTGGACGCGGGTATTGCCATGCAAGGTGCTTGGTGGTACGCTGTGTGCATTTGGGGGCCTGTCCTTAGGTAGAGAAGGGCCAAGCATACAGCTGGGAGCAATGGCAGGCAAGGCGATTGCCAAGCTGTTTCACCGGGTGAAGATGGAGGAGCGTCTCTTATTGACCTGTGGTGCGGCTGCCGGATTATCTGCGGCTTTTAATGCGCCGCTTGCCGGTGTGATGTTTGCCCTGGAGGAAATTCATAAAAACTTCAGTGTTTCCGTTCTGATTTCTGTCATGTGTGCCAGTGTAACCGGGGATTTTTTGTCCAGAAATGTATTCGGTCTGGCTCCAGCCTTTCATTTTGAGGTGGTGGAAACCTTCCCACTTGGCTATTACTGGATGCTGCTTCTGCTGGGCATTGTCTGTGGACTGTTTGGTGTGCTATATAATAAATCTACGATGAAGGTACAGGAGCTGTTTGGAAAAAGCGGATTAAAAAGCTATGGGGTTATTGTAGCCATGCTATTGTCTGGAATCCTTGCGTTGAGTATGAGTGATGTGCTGGGGAGCGGACATGCGATGATTGAAATGCTGAGTGAACAACCGATTATGCTGCTGCGTACGCTATTTTTGCTGCTGGCTGTAAAATTCGTATTTTCTCTGGTCAGCTTTGGCTCAGGAGCACCCGGTGGTATTTTCTTTCCGCTGCTTGTGCTGGGAAGCTTCGCCGGTGCGATTTTTGGTAATATTGCAGTTCAGGTATTTGGATTCTCTGCCGGATATATGAATAATCTTATCATCATGGCGATGGCAGGTACCTTTGCTGCAATCGTACGGGCACCGATCACCGGCATTATTTTGATTGCGGAAATGAGTGGAACGCTGACCAATCTGCTGCCGCTTGCTGTTGTATCCCTGATTAGCTATCTGTGTGCCAGCCTGTTAAACTGTGAACCAATCTATGAAAGTCTGCTGCATAATCTGCTTGTAAAAAACGGTGTGAATCTGTCCGCCTTCCATGGGGAGCGCCATTTGGTGGAGGCTGTTGTGGAGCTGGGAAGCCCGGTATGCGATCAGGCGATACGGGATGTGAAATGGCCGAACAAATGTCTGCTGATTAGTGTTGAACGACAGGGGAAGGAGCTGCTTCCAAAAGGCAGCACGCAGCTGCATACCGGCGATAAGCTGATTGCTTTGCTGGATGATGAAGACGCACCGTATATTCAGCATCAGCTGGAAAAATGCTGTAGCGCAAAGCTGGAGTGAAATAAGAAAACAGGAGAGCATATGAAATTAACTTATAGGAATCTTACAATTTGCAGTAAGCAAGAGCTGCAGGGAAATCCTGTACCGGCTGCGCTGCAGGAGCTTTTTGATAAAGAGAAGCAGGAGGTGCAAAGCTGTCTGCAGCTGTATGTATTGCTGGACAAAATATATGCCGGTAGCCTGCAGGTGAGGCTTCTTGAACAGGATACGGTTTTTATTACAGAGAAGCTGCCTGATATCGGTAAAAATGCTGCTGCTTTGCAAAGCCGCTGTCTGTCGATGCTGCTGTTTTATATATTTCATCGCTGGGATATGAAGAATGCTTTCATGGAACCGGAACGGAAAGAGCCTCTTTTCATTGAAAATCTTGAGCTTCTGGGGTTTCAGAGGCTTTCGGATGATGAACAAAACCGGCTGTACCTTTTGAAACGAGATGCTTTTAAAACAGCGTTAGAACCAGATGCACAGGAATTGCAGAGGATGTCACTGCAACAGCTCTGGCAGCTGTTTCCCATAGTGATCAGACCGTATTCTGCCAGGTATAAGGATTGGTATGATACACAGTGTCAGTGCCTACAGACACTTTTAAAGGATCAGATCGTTCGCATTTCCCATATTGGAAGTACTGCAGTACCCGGCCTGGAGGCAAAGCCCTGTGTAGATATTCTTTTGGAAACAGATACCCGATACCCGCAGGCGCTTATACAAACACTTATGGAAAACGGCTGGGGGCTGATGTCCAGGCGAAGGGATGCTCAGGGGGAGATTCTCTGCTTTCATAAGGGATATACTGTTTTGGGCTTTGCAGAACAGGTATTCCATCTGCATGTGCGCTATCCTCATGACTGGGATGAGCTCTATTTCCGCGATTATCTGCTTACGCATGAGGATGCATGCTGCCAATATGCAAATCTGAAAAAGAAGCTGGCGCGGAAATATCGCAGAGACCGGGATGCCTATACACAGGAAAAAACGGCATTTATAACAGAAATAACCAATAAATCACGAAAAGCTTCTGCAGGGAAGTACATGCCCTGATGCTTTGAATCAAGGCTCTTTCTTACCCATGTATGTTTGTAAAAATCAGGCACAGATTCACCTATTCATGTGATGTCGTGTCTTTTTTTACGTTTTACGATTGATATTTATGAGTGCAACCGGCAGTGTAAGAGGTATTGCTTCCATGAACGTCACATTATTGGAAATTGTAGGAAAAATCGTCGAAACAGGCAGTATAAAATCCTTAATTTTTTTAATTCTTTATGTACAAAATCATAGTCAGAGGGTATAATGGTGGTATAAAGTAGCAAAAAGTGGCGGATAGTGGAGGTGAAGGACATGTTCATGGGTGAATACGCACACAATATTGATAAAAAAGGGCGTATCATCATTCCCGCAAAATTCCGTGAAGAGCTGGGAGAGCATGTCATTATCACACGCGGGCTGGACGGCTGTCTGGCTGTTTACACAAAAGAGCAATGGGAGACCATTTATGAACAGCTCATGAAGCTGCCTTCTACCAAGAAGGATGCCCGTATGTTTGTCCGTATGATGACAAGCAAAGCCGCTGAATGTGAAATTGACGCACAGGGTCGTGTATTGATTCCCTCTCCCCTGGTGAAGCTGGCAGAGCTGATAAAGGAATGTATGGTAATCGGTGCTGCCAACCATGTGGAAATCTGGTCAAGAGAACGCTGGGAACCGGTGGATGAGGAAGCAAACGAGACCTTTGAGGATATAGCCGAAAGCTTAACGGAGTTTATGATATGATGAAACACTACAGCGTATTACTGCAGGAAAGCATTGACAATCTGGCCATACGAAGCGATGGAATTTACGTGGACGGTACGCTGGGAAGAGGCGGACACAGTGCGGAAATACTCGCACGGATACCACAGGGACATCTGTATGCCTTTGACAGGGA comes from the Erysipelotrichaceae bacterium 66202529 genome and includes:
- a CDS encoding TetR family transcriptional regulator produces the protein MRIKDEEQIARRRDIIIAAAREIMETEGLEALSIRKLANSLHQTPGIIYHYFAGKEELQLAVVQDGYQNILRMIQESALTQTTYSDRLRCTLHSYLTGMLKQPLLYQVIMQCKLPHVQEQTAILQEDLRLRRKSIAMLCECLEGGVKHGEFQVRQTELRAQSIWCCIYGLLERIIVEQPEASYQERIIKEMLDLILDSLRPAGGKAEEK
- a CDS encoding FMN-binding protein is translated as MHKKIIGMISLILIIAVCLVGYAFYDTKKQSDELELIIPQMENLKDGSYLGECKTGLVYVRLQVEVKQDTIKRIRLLQHDNGMGKAAERILTDIQSNNTPAVDDISSATISSRAMKMAVQKALEKAAQP
- a CDS encoding PolC-type DNA polymerase III is translated as MELKLIDLVKKMEQNNPDLEYFEQGTFTMKPVYMKKSNVIKMEISLPKPLPFQVWDVFCMRLTKLTRCSVDLHIRTDKSEAELLEVSNYIERFVSRHMQLKIFHESLPTINDQKYLVYQIMDGMERDRAIQNKHLLQEFLKQCGFQLEIHVEEMKKSAPIPTVTVKSDAAPKPVKVYEEKKSYNFKPKGKKGLDSYVPFSIHDITEECHGIRIHGKIFETETRTLRNGRDIQMLWIGDDDDAIIMKRFERGAVTKEVLAEIRNGDCVVAYGKAEYDAYTRELVFMPDVIEKVPEVRRVDEAEEKRVELHVHTKLSEMDGVCNIEEYIDQANAWGMDAIAITDHLVVQAFPKAQHKVDAINKSRETPFKMIYGLEMNMVDPALQIVRNIQDIELEKGTYCVFDLETTGLSSRFDHIIEFGGQIVKDRACIKSLQMFIKPPVALSAFTTELTGITEEHMKNAKSFADSIDEILDFIGDSILVAHNATFDYNFLNDELARIGRKPIMNPVIDTLDLARSMQADRKGYRLGQIARSYGIRYDEDVAHRADYDAEVLVQTYMNMLNDLKHIKNLQELQDMQTAESFRKVRVKHVTVLAKNMAGLKELFELVTLSHTKYLAYSSKSTNNIVAEPRILRSEIEKRRINGNLLIGSSCLNGEVFDMAQTRNEQTLEEVMQFYDYIEIQPLENYRHLVERDSISSMDRLKEILKSIVSAADKLDKLLVATGDCHYVQPGEKMIRDIYISSQAIGGVRHPLYIYNQEKRRKFKAPDQHFRTTKEMLKEFAWLGEQRAYDMVIKNTKLIADMIQEVKPVKDRLYPPDIEGSDQKLTDICYENAHKKYGPVLPEIVEKRLEKELASIIGHGFYVVYYISHLLVKKSLNDGYLVGSRGSVGSSFVATMSEITEVNPLAPHYVCPKCHYVKFYTDGSVADGFDLPDIICPNCGETIRGDGHDIPFETFLGFEGDKVPDIDLNFSGDYQPNAHAYTKEVFGDDHVYRAGTIGTVATQTAFGYVKGYEEEMGIEGSMRNAQVLHLAKGCEGVKRTTGQHPGGIIVIPLDLDVHDFTPVQYPANNPYAEWKTTHFEFHDIHDNVLKFDILGHVDPTAMKMLERMSGIDPTTIPMNDPETMSVFSKVDALKIDTSKSTEETGAAGLPEFGTPFVRGILELTRPTTFDELLKISGLSHGTDVWLGNAKDLIDNGTCTLKSVIGCRDDIMVYLLHKGLRPKLAFTIMESVRKGKGLKDEWIPEMKANGVEDWYIDSCLKIKYMFPKAHATAYVMMAIRIAWFKVHRPQVYYCMFFSIRCDAYDIETMIKGEQAIRRRMQEISDMLKNNETKKDVSKKDKDTFNTLELALEMNLRGYYFTNIDIMRSASREFIVDPENASYIIPPFTSIDGLGENVADTVVEARKQGAFLSKEDLQRRTALSGTLVKKMESMGVLEGMQDENQMSLFSF
- a CDS encoding ClC family H(+)/Cl(-) exchange transporter codes for the protein MRCVKERKHGSTLHILHSAGNFKYVLIAEGLAAGLCAGLIAVLYRIVLGYAEDFVAAAVAFIRTDWIHVVLWFAFLLLLGILVAQLLKLEPLISGSGIPQVEGEIMSFIDQQWTRVLPCKVLGGTLCAFGGLSLGREGPSIQLGAMAGKAIAKLFHRVKMEERLLLTCGAAAGLSAAFNAPLAGVMFALEEIHKNFSVSVLISVMCASVTGDFLSRNVFGLAPAFHFEVVETFPLGYYWMLLLLGIVCGLFGVLYNKSTMKVQELFGKSGLKSYGVIVAMLLSGILALSMSDVLGSGHAMIEMLSEQPIMLLRTLFLLLAVKFVFSLVSFGSGAPGGIFFPLLVLGSFAGAIFGNIAVQVFGFSAGYMNNLIIMAMAGTFAAIVRAPITGIILIAEMSGTLTNLLPLAVVSLISYLCASLLNCEPIYESLLHNLLVKNGVNLSAFHGERHLVEAVVELGSPVCDQAIRDVKWPNKCLLISVERQGKELLPKGSTQLHTGDKLIALLDDEDAPYIQHQLEKCCSAKLE
- a CDS encoding GrpB family protein, translated to MKLTYRNLTICSKQELQGNPVPAALQELFDKEKQEVQSCLQLYVLLDKIYAGSLQVRLLEQDTVFITEKLPDIGKNAAALQSRCLSMLLFYIFHRWDMKNAFMEPERKEPLFIENLELLGFQRLSDDEQNRLYLLKRDAFKTALEPDAQELQRMSLQQLWQLFPIVIRPYSARYKDWYDTQCQCLQTLLKDQIVRISHIGSTAVPGLEAKPCVDILLETDTRYPQALIQTLMENGWGLMSRRRDAQGEILCFHKGYTVLGFAEQVFHLHVRYPHDWDELYFRDYLLTHEDACCQYANLKKKLARKYRRDRDAYTQEKTAFITEITNKSRKASAGKYMP
- the mraZ gene encoding division/cell wall cluster transcriptional repressor MraZ, with the protein product MFMGEYAHNIDKKGRIIIPAKFREELGEHVIITRGLDGCLAVYTKEQWETIYEQLMKLPSTKKDARMFVRMMTSKAAECEIDAQGRVLIPSPLVKLAELIKECMVIGAANHVEIWSRERWEPVDEEANETFEDIAESLTEFMI